Genomic window (Amaranthus tricolor cultivar Red isolate AtriRed21 chromosome 7, ASM2621246v1, whole genome shotgun sequence):
ttattttttacaaattttaatcatgtgcaattaaaaaaaattaaatattaatataatacatgaaaaataaaaaatgaaccaaCTAATTACAACCAAAAAGAGCCTTCCACGtgtttcaataaaaaatttacatataaTCCAGTAAAAATAAAACCTAATAACCACATAATATTAGTCACGATGTGAATTCTCTTATCATATAAACTAGATTTGTTCAACGTGGTGGGTCGATAGTACGGGTTAAgggtcgggtcacattttaACAGGCCTTGTGTAATGGGTTGGGTCGGGCCCGGTCGGATAATTATAGGAATTGGTTGCGGAAAaatattttaccacttttttttatatttttatatgatattattatatacatagatGGGTCGATCCAACAGGCcataaagtagaataaaaaaCCATTTTATGAGCTTTGAAAAAGCATGTCAAAGTGGGTCGGATTTTAACGTGTGTTGATCCGCCCAGTCCGTTTAACATTTGAAATTACCGTTTAAATTTTgacccgacccgacccgttTTACACCTCTAATATGAACCAACCAAACTTCTCACATTTTACCAAGATTTggattataaaatcaaatatatctTAATCTTTAACTAGACTACATTGTTATTTGAACAACCTAATAATCCAAAGTAGTACACACGttctaaaatataaattgttatgattggtgtgacttgagtgcacatttggtgtgtgcattcatatggtgactcttgggatggaatcccataagtttGTCATGAATAGGTGTATTAAAATGagtcttaatatttgtggtttATAATGATGATTAAGGTATGAATTAATCAAGGGAGTTATGGGAtttaatgaagaagttcaaaggtttaattcaagatgctcaactatgcaagtcgagcaatactgtcagaagccctctgaagtgccgctcgaccagctcacTCGACCTAGCGAGcttcagaatgggtcgagcgagcagacagaatgcaaccagaaacttcctgtagtccgctcgaccaggccgctcgaccgagcgagcctctgctttggtcgagcgatgtctctgatgctcctaagatgctatttttgactcttcaagttcttggggatgttttattatcatttattcatagctttaatatacttaatgttacttagtgtgatctctcctataaatagagagctctcattcacattgtaatAATCCACAAAAGACACctcaagccaaacactagcctatatctcttctctattgtaattctccatatttgagagttctttgaactccttttgataatataagagatactacacaccggaggacgtagccttagttgggtgaacctcgttaaatctttgtgtcgttttattgctttactttctcctacaaacattgatatcattgatagcgtaatttgtttgtcactaaacttcatacactcgatcttggcaatattggagtttgaaacacattgttcgaactctaatacatcatcGTTTTCATAAATTAATATGATTAGCCGTTTAAATTactgtaaaaaaaattattaataggtTAAATTATTCAGAACAATTTTCCTCATAAAAAAGCAATTGACTACCACATGTAATAGAAATCAAAACTAATAACCTCATAACATTAGTCAAAATGTGAAATCCCTATAATATAAACCAACCAAACTTATCCCATTTTACATTAGATTTGGATTATACAATCAAATGTACCATAATCTTTAACTAGATTGACATTGTTATCTTGAACAACCTAATAATCccaaaatagcaaaaacgttctaAAACTCGAatcattcataattaatcaaaagttcAGATTATAAATCAAAAGTTCAgattataagaaaattattaaaaggttggattattctaaacAAATTTCTCTTAAAAAAACGCCCGACTACCATAGAACACTCTTGATCCATCCTTTTTACTGTTCTCAGGTTCCAAATCACTACTACCCTTGATCAAATTCCTAGGGTTTTGATCACCTGAGCTTAAATCCAACTCCATAGGCAACTTCATATTTGCTAATGATTCAGTAAATTGCTGCATACTCTTCATATACATATCAACAATCTGCTTCTGCATTGCTGTTTGCTCGAATTCGAAACCTGAATTTGTATAACCTAACGCTTTGTCTTTGCATTCTTCGTTATCACTAATTTGTCCACTACCTCTTCCCCCCGAAACCCTGACTATGTTCGGAATTCTGGGCTGATGACTAAAACCAAGATCATTATTACTGATCTTTTCCACAGTTTTTTCATGATCATCTATTGGGGATTCCTCATTCTTATCAAAGGAATCTAAATCAAAAGTACCCAAATGAAGAAATGATCCTAAACAATCAGAACTGGTGCTAAAATACTGAGAAACCATGACTTTATCTTGTGCATCGGCATTTATATCAGGGAATTGGATCCTAGAATACTCGTTACGATCGAGCAGAACCACCTCACTCGAAATCGATGATTTTTCTAAGAAATTATGATTCATAACACAAGAAAAATTGGTAGATAATGAAAGACTTAACTGAATTGTACCAGCAGGGGAATGAAAAAGATCAGTAGAAGATAGACTAAAATCATGACACTTAATTTTACCTCCTTGACTAACAATGTGTGAAATTGGAACCAAAGTAAACCCTAAAAGTTGATCTTCTAGAAGATTCCTAGCTCTACT
Coding sequences:
- the LOC130817431 gene encoding uncharacterized protein LOC130817431, whose product is MDSLTQSTSFSCHSNDQQGDIEFLGKLDIIIHHARNLHNICIYDNQDVYAKFSLTYNPDEHVSTGVVIGGGKNPEFEQKVELKVKQIDGVLKCEIWMLSRARNLLEDQLLGFTLVPISHIVSQGGKIKCHDFSLSSTDLFHSPAGTIQLSLSLSTNFSCVMNHNFLEKSSISSEVVLLDRNEYSRIQFPDINADAQDKVMVSQYFSTSSDCLGSFLHLGTFDLDSFDKNEESPIDDHEKTVEKISNNDLGFSHQPRIPNIVRVSGGRGSGQISDNEECKDKALGYTNSGFEFEQTAMQKQIVDMYMKSMQQFTESLANMKLPMELDLSSGDQNPRNLIKGSSDLEPENSKKDGSRVFYGSRAFF